A region of Oxyura jamaicensis isolate SHBP4307 breed ruddy duck chromosome 9, BPBGC_Ojam_1.0, whole genome shotgun sequence DNA encodes the following proteins:
- the NEU2 gene encoding sialidase-2 isoform X4, whose protein sequence is MASFPVLKQETLFQNGTWRYRIPALLYLPRFSIILAFAEERVDLRDEHAKLIVMRRGMYDPTTHHVQCVSFLSPFTRPWQWNSMETIVSAQLKDHRSMNPCPVYDEVSGKLILFFIAVPGKISEHHQLTTKINVVHLCYITSMDQGRTWSAVQDITESAISSEYKNWATFAVGPGHGLQLLNEARSLVIPAYAYRILDPKQPPTSHAFCFISSDHGMTWEMGNFVGKESAVECQVAEVHTCGRRVLYCNARSSRGVRIQAISYNHGVDFEGGQRVEMLVEPPSGCHGSVTAFPPPPDARCQDSWLLYAHPTDPKDRRDLGIYLNKHPLNPAHWTKPSILFKGLCAYSDLQYMGVGPDGSPLFSCLFEYGSHQQCEEIIFVMFTLKQAFPSEC, encoded by the exons ATGGCTTCGTTTCCTGTCCTGAAGCAAGAAACATTGTTCCAGAATGGTACGTGGCGATACCGAATTCCAGCCCTGCTCTACCTGCCGCGTTTCAGCATCATCCTGGCATTTGCTGAGGAACGAGTGGATTTGAGGGACGAACATGCCAAGCTGATAGTGATGCGCAGAGGCATGTATGACCCAACCACGCACCATGTTCAG TGTGTTTCATTCTTGTCTCCCTTCACACGGCCCTGGCAGTGGAATAGCATGGAGACCATTGTCAGTGCGCAGCTGAAAGATCATCGATCTATGAATCCCTGTCCTGTTTACGATGAGGTCTCAGGGAAACTGATCCTGTTCTTCATAGCCGTGCCAGGAAAGATCTCTGAGCATCACCAGCTCACGACAAAGATCAACGTGGTGCATCTCTGCTACATCACTAGCATGGACCAAGGACGCACCTGGAGCGCTGTCCAGGATATCACCGAGAGTGCTATTAGCTCCGAGTATAAGAACTGGGCCACTTTCGCAGTGGGGCCAGGCCATGGATTACAACTGCTCAATGAGGCCCGGAGCCTTGTGATTCCTGCTTATGCCTATCGTATCCTTGACCCTAAGCAACCCCCTACCTCTCATGCCTTCTGCTTCATCAGCTCTGACCACGGGATGACATGGGAGATGGGGAACTTTGTGGGGAAGGAGAGCGCAGTTGAGTGCCAGGTAGCTGAGGTGCACACCTGTGGCAGGAGGGTGCTCTACTGCAAcgcaaggagcagcaggggagTGAGAATCCAGGCCATCAGCTACAACCACGGGGTGGACTTTGAGGGAGGCCAACGGGTTGAAATGCTTGTAGAGCCTCCCTCTGGATGTCATGGAAGTGTCACTGccttcccacctccccctgATGCCAGGTGCCAAGATAGTTGGTTGCTCTACGCTCATCCTACAGACCCAAAAGACCGAAGAGATTTAGGAATTTACCTCAACAAACACCCTTTAAACCCAGCGCACTGGACAAAGCCAAGCATCCTCTTCAAGGGCTTGTGTGCTTATTCAGATCTGCAGTACATGGGGGTTGGGCCAGATGGCTCACCCTTGTTCTCCTGCCTTTTTGAATATGGGTCCCATCAACAATGTGAAGAGATAATATTTGTAATGTTCACTTTGAAGCAAGCTTTCCCATCTGAATGCTGA
- the NEU2 gene encoding sialidase-2 isoform X3, with protein sequence MLMGASTMASFPVLKQETLFQNGTWRYRIPALLYLPRFSIILAFAEERVDLRDEHAKLIVMRRGMYDPTTHHVQCVSFLSPFTRPWQWNSMETIVSAQLKDHRSMNPCPVYDEVSGKLILFFIAVPGKISEHHQLTTKINVVHLCYITSMDQGRTWSAVQDITESAISSEYKNWATFAVGPGHGLQLLNEARSLVIPAYAYRILDPKQPPTSHAFCFISSDHGMTWEMGNFVGKESAVECQVAEVHTCGRRVLYCNARSSRGVRIQAISYNHGVDFEGGQRVEMLVEPPSGCHGSVTAFPPPPDARCQDSWLLYAHPTDPKDRRDLGIYLNKHPLNPAHWTKPSILFKGLCAYSDLQYMGVGPDGSPLFSCLFEYGSHQQCEEIIFVMFTLKQAFPSEC encoded by the exons ATGCTGATGGGTGCCAG CACGATGGCTTCGTTTCCTGTCCTGAAGCAAGAAACATTGTTCCAGAATGGTACGTGGCGATACCGAATTCCAGCCCTGCTCTACCTGCCGCGTTTCAGCATCATCCTGGCATTTGCTGAGGAACGAGTGGATTTGAGGGACGAACATGCCAAGCTGATAGTGATGCGCAGAGGCATGTATGACCCAACCACGCACCATGTTCAG TGTGTTTCATTCTTGTCTCCCTTCACACGGCCCTGGCAGTGGAATAGCATGGAGACCATTGTCAGTGCGCAGCTGAAAGATCATCGATCTATGAATCCCTGTCCTGTTTACGATGAGGTCTCAGGGAAACTGATCCTGTTCTTCATAGCCGTGCCAGGAAAGATCTCTGAGCATCACCAGCTCACGACAAAGATCAACGTGGTGCATCTCTGCTACATCACTAGCATGGACCAAGGACGCACCTGGAGCGCTGTCCAGGATATCACCGAGAGTGCTATTAGCTCCGAGTATAAGAACTGGGCCACTTTCGCAGTGGGGCCAGGCCATGGATTACAACTGCTCAATGAGGCCCGGAGCCTTGTGATTCCTGCTTATGCCTATCGTATCCTTGACCCTAAGCAACCCCCTACCTCTCATGCCTTCTGCTTCATCAGCTCTGACCACGGGATGACATGGGAGATGGGGAACTTTGTGGGGAAGGAGAGCGCAGTTGAGTGCCAGGTAGCTGAGGTGCACACCTGTGGCAGGAGGGTGCTCTACTGCAAcgcaaggagcagcaggggagTGAGAATCCAGGCCATCAGCTACAACCACGGGGTGGACTTTGAGGGAGGCCAACGGGTTGAAATGCTTGTAGAGCCTCCCTCTGGATGTCATGGAAGTGTCACTGccttcccacctccccctgATGCCAGGTGCCAAGATAGTTGGTTGCTCTACGCTCATCCTACAGACCCAAAAGACCGAAGAGATTTAGGAATTTACCTCAACAAACACCCTTTAAACCCAGCGCACTGGACAAAGCCAAGCATCCTCTTCAAGGGCTTGTGTGCTTATTCAGATCTGCAGTACATGGGGGTTGGGCCAGATGGCTCACCCTTGTTCTCCTGCCTTTTTGAATATGGGTCCCATCAACAATGTGAAGAGATAATATTTGTAATGTTCACTTTGAAGCAAGCTTTCCCATCTGAATGCTGA